In Galactobacillus timonensis, the genomic window TCGATGAGTCCGCAGAACGTGATGTTCTCTCGGAAGGTGCCTTCGAACACGGCATGTCGCAGGATGCGGCAGAGAAGCTCGGCCTCAAGTATGTTCCGGGCATCTATGTCGAAATTTCTAACGTTAACACTGTTGCCGGCCCGGGCGGCTTCAACAATGCCCAGACCGATATTGAAGGCAGAATGTATTTCCGCACCGTGAAAGAAACTGCCGAAATGATCGGCTGTGACGCAGAGACGCTGCGCAAAACCATCGAAGATTATGATGCCTATGTCATGGGCACCGCTGATTCACTCGACGTTGATAAGCTTTCGGTACGCGGAACAATCGGCGAAGTGGAAAAAGATGAAAATGGCCATTATCTGCCGGATACTTACAAGCTGGACAAGGTACGTGTCCGTTTCATGGCTCCTTCGACGCACCATACAATGGGCGGACTGAAGGTGGATCTGGACCGCCATGTTCTGGATAATAATGGCAGCGCCATTGCCGGCCTCTATGCGGCAGGCGAAGTTACCGGCGGCATCCATGCGGGCAACCGTCTCGGCGGAAACGCTATTACAGAAATCATTGTTTCCGGACGCGCAGCCGCAAAGGCAGTTGACGCAGACAATCAGTAATTCGATTCAATTTCTTATCCTGCATTCCTTTTCCGGGGCCTTGTGCCCCGGTTTTTCTGTATTTGGGCCCTGAAAAATCAGCGCTCCAGCTGCTGCAGAATCGCTGGAGCCTGTTTCCTGATAAACGAAATAAAGGTCTTCGCCGCCAAAGGCAAAGCTTCATAACTGCGCCAGCCCATGGCGATGGTACGCTCAAACGGTTCCTCAATCGGCACAACTGCAACTCCCTTCGAGTAACCGGCAAGGGTCAGACGAAACAGAATAGAATATCCCATATCTTTCTGTACCATTGTCAGAATGGAGTAGTCATCTGTAATCTTGTAGCGGATATCGGGATGAAGATGATGGGTTTCAAACGCCCGCAGAGCGACACTGTGCTCTCCCTCATCGAGAAGAATATAGGGCAGCTGTTCCAGCTGCGCCAGGGAAACGGAAGAACGATTCGCAAGCGGTGAAGACAGCGGCAGCACTGCCATCATCGTGTCACTGTAGATCGCTTCCGTCGCAATGCCGCTTACAAACTCCGGGACCACGAAGCCAAAATCCAGCCGCCCGCTGCGAATATCTGACGCGATGGAATCATATTCCCCCTGGCGCAGCTCAAAACGCACCGCAGGATAAATCTGCTCAAAGTCATGCATCAGGGGAGGAAGAAGATTACGGCTCACACTGGTAAAGGTGCCGATACGGATGATGGCACGGCTGAATCCCGCCATTTCCTTCTTCTTTTCTTCCAGCGCTTTCTCGGCTGTAACGACGGCCTGAAAATAGGGAAGATAGTCTTCCCCGTCCCTGGTCAGCGTGATCCCGTTTTTTCCCCGCAGAAGAAGGGTGGTACCCGTTTCCTCTTCCAGTGAACGGATGGCCTGCGAAATGGCGGACTGCGAATAGCCGAGAGCTTCCGCAGCTTTCGTAAACGAATGGCTTTGTATCACCTGAAGAAAGATCTGATAGCGGTTATCCATAAGTACTCCTTATGAAACCATTATAAAGATTTGTTTTACTGATTGTATTTCAAACTCAATAATTAGAGAAGAAAAAATAGGAAAGGGAATCGTATCCGATTGAATTTTTATGACAACAGCAGCTGCCGACATCAAACTGACGAATCACTCCGATAACCGCATCGAATTTGCCCGGGGAATCAAGGATGGTATCCCCATCATGACAGGTTACTTCGCCGTCTCCTTTGCACTGGGTATTGCCATGCGCAATGCCGGTCTCACACCGGGTGAAGGCCTGATGATGAGTGTATTGAACACGGCTTCGGCAGGCGAATATGCCGGTATCACGATGATTGCTTCCAATGCCTCTCTGTTTGAGACGGCGCTGATGACGCTGATCGTCAATGCGCGCTACTTCCTGATGAGCTGCGCATTGTCCCAGAAATTATCGGAGCATACGTTTTTCGGCCATCGTCTTGGCATCAGCTTTGTGATTACGGATGAACTGTTTGCCATTGCGGCTTCCCGAAAGGGACACCTCAATCCCTTCTATTACTATGGCGCCGCCCTTGTCGCGATCCCAGGATGGGCGGCAGGTACGGTGCTTGGCGTCATTGCCGGATCTGCGCTGCCATCCATCCTAGTCAGCAGCCTGAGCGTGGCGCTCTACGGCATGTTCCTGGCGGTCATCATTCCGCCCTGCAAAGGAGATCGTATCCTGCGGCGGATCGTTGTCTGCAGCTTCGTGCTTTCGTATCTTGCAAGTGTTCTGCCGGGCATCTCTTCGATCAGCTCCGGTACGCAGATCATCGTGCTGACGGTTGCGATTGCGGCCTTTGCGGCCTGGAAATATCCGATTCCGGAGGAACAGCAATGAAAAGTGTCTGGACCTATATCATTGTGATGGCGGCGGTGACGTATACGATTCGCGCTCTGCCGATGACGCTGCTGCGCAGACCGATCAAGAGCCGCTTCATTCGTTCGTTTCTTTATTATGTTCCTTATGTGACGCTGGCGGTAATGACGTTTCCGGCAATTATCAGCTCTTCCGGCAATATGTGGGCAGGACTTGCGGCATTTGCGGTAGGGCTGTTTCTGAGCTGGCGCAATGCAGGATTGTTTGCGACGGCGGCCGGCTGCTGCGCCGCTGTGCTGGTCGCCGGACTTTGGTAAGTTTGCAAAATTGGAAATATGTATACCGGCACAATCACGTTGACTGATTACACTGTACATGGAGTAAAGCGAATCTATGCTGCAGGTGGTCGATCTCTGTAAACAGTACAAAACCGGTACGCTGGTGCAGCAGGCTTTGGACCATGTCAGTCTCAGCCTGCGTGACAACGAATTCGTCGCCATTCTTGGGCCTTCCGGTTCCGGAAAGACGACGCTTTTAAATGTAATTGGCGGCCTGGATCGGTATGATTCCGGTGATTTAATCATCAATGGCGTATCGACGAAAAAATACAGGGACCGTGACTGGGACTTCTATCGCAACCACACGATCGGCTTCGTGGCGCTTTCGCTCGTCGTTTCGTCGATCATGATCGGTCTGCTGTCGGGAGTGATGGGAATCGGCCTGACGATTGCGCTGAATCCGCTGGTTTCGCATATTCTGCATATTCGTACGCAGTTGCCGGACATTGAGGCCAGCCTTCCGGTCGGATTTGCCGGTGAGCTGGTGCTTTTGAGCATTGGGCTTACGCTTCTGGGCGGATTCCTGCCATCCCGCAAGGCGGCCGGGAGCGATCCGGTTGCGGCCCTTCGTACAGAGTGAAGGAGTCTGATATAATTTGGAAACTATGAATAGTTTTCTGTGTGTTGCGGCAGCTGTGGCTGCGGTGGGAATTCTGGTGTGCAAGTGGCTGGACAGGCTGTCCGGCATGGGCATCTTTCTGGGGATGCTGGTGTGCTTTTCGGTGCTTGCCTTTGTGAACGTTTCTTCTGCTGGGATACGGGTTGCGCTTGCGGCGGCGGTCGCTGCGGGGGCGTGGATCGTGATTTCTTCGCTGCGGCAGAATGTGAATGATGAGCTGTTCAGCTTTGAGAAGAATACGAATGAGGATCAGGGCGATATTCAGGATGATCTTTCCATTGATCTTCTCGATGCCTGTGCTGAGCGTGAAAATGAGCGTTTCAATAATGGCTGGAAGGTTCATATTGAGCGCTGCGGACAGATTCTGGAGCGGTTTCACGATAAGCCGAATCTTCTATCATTTGCCAGACAGCGCAAGTGCGGCGGTCTGATTTTTCAGGGACCGGAAAATTCGCGGATTTCGATTCTTGTCGAGTCGCGGCCGACGTCGCGCTCGCTTCCGCTTCTGACGCGTCTGCGCAGGCCGGATGAGGGCAGTGACCTGGTGACGCTGATGACGATCGGTGAAGTGGTCGGTCCGATTGATTTTGCGACGATGATTTCGCTGCTGCAGGGGGCTGTTAACATCCTTCTGCACGGCGGTGCGGGATATTTGTATGTCTTTGCGGCGAAGCAGGATTCGACGATCCTGGAGGCGGCCGGTCTGATGCGGACAAAGAGCGGGACCAATCACAAGGATGAGGTGCTGTTTCTTGGCATTTCGCCGCGTCTCTATCTTTCGGAAATGGACGATCAGGACGAATGAGAAGGCTGTTGCGTTTCCTGCTGGCTGCGGCAGTGGCTATGATATGCGGCGGATTTGTTCCGGTGCAGGCGGAGGGCTCAGAAACGGAGGCCTCCTTTTCTGCGTATACGGATCCGGATGTGCCCTCGGCGCAGTCGGAATATGTGTATCTGATGGATGCGGACAGCGGGCAGGTGCTTGTCAATAAGAACGGGGATGAGAAGATGTTCCCGGCGAGCCTGACCAAGATCATGACGGAGATCCTTGCGATCGAGAATCTGCCGGATCTGGATGCTCAGGTAACGATCACTTCCCAGATGCTTTCCGGACTGGCGGAAGCCAACGCTTCGGTTGCCGGTTTTTCTGCCGGCGATCAGCCGACGGTGCGTGACCTTCTGTATGGATGTGCACTGCCCAGTGGAGCGGACGCCGTCAATGCGCTTTGTTATACCGTTGCCGGATCGGTTTCTGATTTTGTGGCGATGATGAACGAAAAGGCCGCTGAACTTGGCATGAATGCGACGCACTTTGTCAATGCGACCGGGCTTCACGATGAGAATCACTACAGCAGTGCCCGTGATATTGCCATCCTGTTTTCCTACTGTCTGAAGAATGATGTGTTTCAGCAGCTGATTTCGACGCCGTCCTATACGACAACGACGGGCCTGACATTGACTAGTACGGTCTGGGGCAGTGCATCTTCCTTCGGTCTGGATGCGGTTGGCTTTGAAGGTGGAAAGACCGGATGGACGCCGCAGGCTGGCCGCTGCCTGGCAAGTTCTGCTCGCATCGGAGACATGCACCTGGTTCTGGTGAGCGGGCAGGCAGAAGGATCCGGAAATTTTGCGGACGCTTCGCTTCTTTACAGCTGGTTTCAGGACCATTATGAAAAGAAGACGCTTCTGAGCGCGGGACAGGAAGCCGGCCGCGTGGAGGTGCTGGATTCGTTCGATGGTTCTGAAATTGTTTTGACGAACGTGTCTGATGTTGTGATGGATCTGCCGAAGGATGCAGTGATTGATACGCAGCTTTCTCTGCCGGAAACCAATGCAGTCTATGCGCCGGTAGCAGCCGGGGATACTTTGGGTACCCTGAGCGTTACGGTCAATGGACAGACAGTATATGAGACGGATCTTGTGTCGGATGTATCCTTGTCGCGCAGTACGCTTGCCTATATTCTGCGGCGGGTACGTGAAAATCCGGTGGCGGCCGGTGGTGCTGCGGCATGCGTTGTGATGATCGCGGCTTTGATGCCTCGTCGGCGTTGAGCGTCTGCGGCATTTCTTTAATCTGTAAATTTCCGGCGATGATGCGATTGCCTCAGCAAGCCGCGCTATAGTATCCTCATAGGAAGAGAAAGAAACATTCTTCATCTGTAACTTGATCTT contains:
- a CDS encoding LysR family transcriptional regulator; translation: MDNRYQIFLQVIQSHSFTKAAEALGYSQSAISQAIRSLEEETGTTLLLRGKNGITLTRDGEDYLPYFQAVVTAEKALEEKKKEMAGFSRAIIRIGTFTSVSRNLLPPLMHDFEQIYPAVRFELRQGEYDSIASDIRSGRLDFGFVVPEFVSGIATEAIYSDTMMAVLPLSSPLANRSSVSLAQLEQLPYILLDEGEHSVALRAFETHHLHPDIRYKITDDYSILTMVQKDMGYSILFRLTLAGYSKGVAVVPIEEPFERTIAMGWRSYEALPLAAKTFISFIRKQAPAILQQLER
- a CDS encoding AzlC family ABC transporter permease is translated as MTTAAADIKLTNHSDNRIEFARGIKDGIPIMTGYFAVSFALGIAMRNAGLTPGEGLMMSVLNTASAGEYAGITMIASNASLFETALMTLIVNARYFLMSCALSQKLSEHTFFGHRLGISFVITDELFAIAASRKGHLNPFYYYGAALVAIPGWAAGTVLGVIAGSALPSILVSSLSVALYGMFLAVIIPPCKGDRILRRIVVCSFVLSYLASVLPGISSISSGTQIIVLTVAIAAFAAWKYPIPEEQQ
- a CDS encoding AzlD domain-containing protein, producing the protein MKSVWTYIIVMAAVTYTIRALPMTLLRRPIKSRFIRSFLYYVPYVTLAVMTFPAIISSSGNMWAGLAAFAVGLFLSWRNAGLFATAAGCCAAVLVAGLW
- a CDS encoding D-alanyl-D-alanine carboxypeptidase family protein, with product MRRLLRFLLAAAVAMICGGFVPVQAEGSETEASFSAYTDPDVPSAQSEYVYLMDADSGQVLVNKNGDEKMFPASLTKIMTEILAIENLPDLDAQVTITSQMLSGLAEANASVAGFSAGDQPTVRDLLYGCALPSGADAVNALCYTVAGSVSDFVAMMNEKAAELGMNATHFVNATGLHDENHYSSARDIAILFSYCLKNDVFQQLISTPSYTTTTGLTLTSTVWGSASSFGLDAVGFEGGKTGWTPQAGRCLASSARIGDMHLVLVSGQAEGSGNFADASLLYSWFQDHYEKKTLLSAGQEAGRVEVLDSFDGSEIVLTNVSDVVMDLPKDAVIDTQLSLPETNAVYAPVAAGDTLGTLSVTVNGQTVYETDLVSDVSLSRSTLAYILRRVRENPVAAGGAAACVVMIAALMPRRR